The Glutamicibacter mishrai DNA window GAAGCGGGAAGCCACCGAGCCCAGGGCCACGCGGGCCGCGGTTTCGCGGGCGCTGGCACGCTCGAGGATCGGGCGGGCATCGTCGAAGCCGTACTTCTGCATGCCGGTGAAATCGGCGTGGCCTGGACGAGGGCGGGTCAGCGGCGCATTGCGCGCCAGCGAAGCGAGCTCATCAAGATCGACGGGATCCGCGCTCATCACGCGCTCCCACTTTGGCCATTCGGTGTTGCCGATTTCAATGGCCACCGGACCACCCTGGGTCTTGCCGTGGCGTACGCCGCCAAGGAAAGTCACCTGGTCCTTTTCAAACTTCATTCGCGCCCCGCGGCCATAGCCCAAGCGGCGGCGCGCCAATGCTTCACGTACTACTTCGCTATCCACCGATACTCCGGCAGGTAGCCCTTCAAGAATTCCAACAAGTGCCGGGCCATGCGATTCGCCCGCGGTCAACCAACGCAACATGTCCTCTATTTTGCCATGACCTGATGGAATTACTGGTGTCGGAGCAGTCCCAGAGAGTCATACATCGCATTTGTGACGTCAACCCGCCGCTGCTCATCCCACGCCTCGGAGGCGAAAAGGCGGACCTGTTCGACCGCTTGGTGCACGAGCATGTGCAGGCCGGAAATGACCTGTCCCTGCCAGGACGAGGCCAATCGCGAGGGCCATGGATCGTAGGCGACATCCAGCAGGATCCCGGTTCCGGAGCCCACGGCCGGGACCCAATCGTCGCCCGCGCGCGGCGGCAGGGTGCTGAAGACCAGGGGCAGCTGGCGCAGCTGCTCGGCAAGTTCCTCGGTGATCGCCGATATTTCGTGGACGACCGGGACCATGCCCAGCTCTGTGGCCAGTTCCACGGCGCGCCCGGAGCGCTGGGCGGAGCGGACGACCAGGGTGACGTGCTTGACCCCGATCAGGGCGCTGGCCTGCAAGGCCGCCAGAGAGGTATTGCCCGAACCGAGGATCATGGCCCGGTCGGTGGAGGTCATCGAGAAGTCCGCGAGGGCCTGGACCAGTCCGTCGATGTCGGTGTTCTCCCCGTACAGGGAGCCGTCCTCGCGCACCACGATGGTGTTCAGCGCGCCAAGTTGCCGCACCCGGGTGGAGACCTCGTCCATCAACGGGACGAAGGCATCTTTCAGGGGCATGGTCACCGAGCAGCCGGCCCAGTTGCCCTGGCGCAGGCGCGCCACATGCTCGGCGCACTGCGCAGGCTGCAGATCGATGGCTTCATAGCTCAGCGCCGCGCCCAGCAGCTCGTAGGCGGTGCGGTGCAATACCGGCGACTTGGAGTGGCCGACCGGATGGCCCAGAACGGCAGCCTGCTTCATCAATTCACGTACTTTCTGCGGTGATGCCGCGTTTAGCAGACATCCGAATTCTGTTGGCACCATGCGCGGAATTCAGCCTGGTTCTGCTGGTGTTCGGCATAGCTGGAGGCGAACTTCGTTTCGCCGGTTTTGATGTTCACGGTCACCCAGTAGTAGTAGCCGTTTTCCTGCGGGTTGGCCGCAGCCTTGATCGCCGACGTGGCAGGCGAGCCGATAGGGGTCGGAGTCAGGCCCCTGTGCACGTAGGTGTTGTACTTGTTGCCAGCGTCCTTGCGTTCGGCCTGGCTGAACTGCAGGCTGTAGCGGTTCAAGCCATAGATCACCGCAGAGTCGACCTGGAGCAAACCGTGGGTTTCCTTGTTGGCTGGATTCAATCGGTTCTCGATGGCACCGGCTACGGTTGCGTAGTCCTTTTCGCGGGCTTCGGCTTGCAGGATCGAGGCGACTTTCAAGGTGCGGTAGCCCTTGTCCAGGTCGCTGATCCCGGCGTCCTTCAGGGTGTCCTTGGTGGCGCGCACCATCTTGGAAAGTACTTCCTTCGGGGTGCTGTCCAGTGCGAAGCGGTATTCGCCCGGGTGCAGCCAGCCTTCAAGGTTGGGCACTGAATCCGGCAGTCCGAATTTTTCCGGCTGGTTGGCCAGCTTTTTCAGGTCAGCCAGTTTCAGGCCGGAGCCCTTGGCGATTTCTTCCAGCGCCGCGTTCATGCGCAGGTTCGCCTTCAGGCCGATGTAGAAGACCTTGCCGGGTCGATTGTCCACGAGCACTTCGGCGGCATCCGCTGCCGGCATCTGGGATTTGAGCAGGTAGGTTCCGGGGTGGATGACCTTATTGGCCTGCTTGGAGTTCTCCACCGCCTTGATAAGCAGCTTGTCGTTGGAGATCACATCCAGGTCTTCAAGCTTGCGCGAGATCACGCCAAGGCCCTGGCCGTCTTCCACGGTGAATTCGACGGTGGCTCCGCCCGGACCGGGATAGTCGTCCGGGTTGAACTGCTTGACCAGGGATTTGATGAAGTAGAAGGACCCTGCCACCACTAGAGCGAAAATGAGCACGGTGGCCAGCATCACCAGATTGCGCTTGCGCCTGGTCTTCTTGCGGTGCAGTTTTTCGTGCTCTTGATCGTCCTGGCCGAGCAGGCCGTTGCTGTGCAGCGAGTCCTGCGGCTCGACGATCGGGGTTTGGGCGGTGTGCACCGGGGCAAGGGTGGGCAGGAACCGGGTGTGGGTGTCCTGCCCGCCCTTATCACCGGCAGCGTCCGCATTGGTGTCGCCGGCCGTCTCTGGATCGGCCGGAGCATTCAAGTAATGATCGAGTCCAGTGACTTCCGGGGTCGAAGGTTCAGCGATCGGCAGGCCTTGGCCTGCCGCGAAGCTTTCATACAGCGCGCGATGCGTTTCGCGTTGCCGTTCTTGACGGGCTTCTTCTCGCATCAACTCTCATTTCTCGGTGTGGCATCGTCCTCGGCCGCGTAGCGCGAAACCTATTTCATGACGATCCGGCTGGCCTGCACGCGGACGTTGTTCCGACGCATTTCCAGCACTTGCTGCAGGATCTCGGTGGCTGCGACCTGGTCGACAACCTTTCGATGATCCTCCATCTTACGGCCCGAGGCGTGCAACGCGCGATGCGCATTCACGGTGCTCAAACGCTCGTCAACCAGAAAAACCTCAAGCTCGATATTAGCGCTCACGGCTTCTTCTGCCAAAGCAATGGCGTAGTCACGGGCCATTTTGGTGGAGTCTGTGTCATTGCCCGCCAAGGACTTGGGCTCGCCGATGAACACCTCGCCGACATTTCGATCGGCGATGATGCGCAAGAGCATCCGGCGATCCGAATTCTTCTTCAGATCGCGGCGCAGGGTCATCACCGGGGTGGCCAAGATGCCCGAGGGGTCGGAGATGGCGACGCCGACGCGGGCCAGGCCCACGTCGACGCCGAGTGCCAATTTAGCCATTGGCCAAAGCCGCCCGAATGGCATCCAGCGCTTCATCGATCTTCGAAGCGTCCTGGCCGCCACCCTGGGCCATGTCGTCCTTGCCGCCGCCACCGCCGCCGAGCACGCCGGTTGCGGTGCGCACCAGCGCGCCAGCCTTGAAGCCGTTGGCGCGTGCATCGTCATTGGTCACAGCCAGTACCAGTGGCCGGCCATTGGAGACGCCGATCAGCACGATCACTGCCGCTTCGCTGCCCAGCTTGCCACGCAGATCCAAAGCCATGGTGCGCAGCGCGTCGGCTGAATCGATGGAGCCGGCGTTGTGGGCCAGCAACCGGGTCGAGCCGATGGTCTGGACCTTCTCCAGCAGTGCTGCCGACTGGGCGAGCATGGCCTGGCTCTTGAGCTCGGCGATCTGCTTTTCAGCGGCCTTGAGCTTGGCAACGGTGTCGTTGACACGCTCGGAGACCTGGTTGGACGGCACGCGGAACAGGCCCGAGAGCTCGGAAACCAGTGCGCGCTCGGCAGCACCGTGGCGGAAGGCCTCCATGCCGACCAGCGCTTCAACACGGCGGTTGCCCGAACCCACCGAAGCCTCGGAGAGCAAGGTCAGCTGGCCGATGCGAGCGGTGGTATCTACGTGGGTACCGCCGCACAGTTCGCGCGACCAGGCGCCGTTCATTTCCACGACGCGCACGTCGTTGGAGTACTTTTCGCCGAACAGGCTCATGGCGCCCAGCTTCTTCGCCTCGGCCAGGGCCATCTCATTGGTGATGACCTGGTGGTTGGCGGCGATCGCGAGGTTTACGACTTCTTCGACTTCGCTGCGAGCGGCAGCTGAGAGGGCTTCAGCCCACGAGAAGTCGAAGCGCAGGTAGCCTGCCTTGTTGAAGGAACCTGCCTGGGTGGCCGTTGGGCCGAGCAGTTCGCGCAGGGCGGCGTGCACCAAGTGGGTGGCCGAGTGGGCCTGCTCGCCGGAACGACGGCGGACCGCGTCAACCTGGGTGCGTACCAAGGCCTCGGCAGGAAGCTCGCCTTCGCGCACGATCACCTTGTGCACGTTCAGGCCCTTGACCGGTGCCTGGACGTCGGTGACTTCCAGCACGAAGCCGTCACCGGTGATCAGGCCGCTGTCGCCAGCCTGGCCGCCGGACTCGGCATAGAACGGGGTCTCGTTCAGGACCAGGTCGATTTCCTGGCCCTGCTCTGCGTAAGGCACGACCTGGCCATCGCGGATGATGCCGCGGATGGAGGATTCGCCTTCCAGAGTGTCGTAGCCGGTGAAGTGCACGTTGCCGGCCTCGGCCAGCTTGTTGTAGACCGAGAGGTCGGCGTGGCCGGCCTTCTTGGCCTTGGCATCCTTCTGGGCGCGGGTGCGCTGCTCGTTCATCAGCTCGCGGAAACGCGACTCGTCAACGGACAGGCCAGCCTCGGCCGCGATCTCCAAGGTGAGGTCGATCGGGAAGCCGTAGGTGTCGTGCAGGGTGAAGGCGTCGTCGCCCGAGAGGTTCGCGCCCTCTTCCTTGGCGTGGATCAGTGCCTCGTCAAGGCGGGTGGTGCCCGAAGCGATGGTGCGGCGGAAGGCGCGCTCTTCGGCGTAGGCGATGCGGGCGATGCGCTCGAAATCAGCCTCGACCTCAGGGTAGACGCCCTTCATGGCGTCGCGCGAGACCGGAAGCAGCTCTGGGAGCACTTCGCTCTCCACGCCCATCAGGCGCATGGCGCGCACGGCGCGGCGGATCAGGCGGCGCAGCACGTAGCCGCGGCCTTCGTTGCCCGGGGTGACCTGATCGGAGATCAGCATCAGCGAGGAGCGGATGTGGTCGGCGATCATGCGCAGGCGCACGTCGTTGGCGTGGTTGGGGTCTGCTGGATCCTCGGTGGAGGTGTAGCTGACGCCTGCCAGTTCAGCGGCCTTGTCGAGCACCGGACGGACCTGGTCGGTCTCGTACATGTTCTCGACGCCCTGCAGGATCATGGCCAGGCGCTCGAGGCCCAGACCGGTGTCGATGTTGCGCTTTGGCAGTTCGCCGGCAACGTCGAAGTCGGTCTTGGAGCGTACTGCCGAGAGGCGGTACTGCATGAACACGAGGTTCCAGATCTCAATGTAGCGGGTCTCGTCGACGGCTGGGCCGCCTTCTTGGCCGTACTGCGCACCGCGGTCGTAGTAGATCTCCGAGCAAGGACCGCCGGGGCCGGGCTGGCCGGTGTTCCAGTAGTTATCTTCCTTGCCGGTTCCCACGACGCGCTCGGTCGGGATGCCGATCTCTTCTTCCCAGATGCGGCGTGCTTCCACGTCCTTCTCGTCGCCGTCTTCGTAGACGGTGACCCAGAGGCGTTCCTTGTCCAGGCCGTAGCCGCCAGCTTCAACCGGGCTGGTCAGCAGCTCCCAGGCGAAGTGGATGGCATCCTTCTTGAAGTAATCGCCGAAGGAGAAGTTGCCGCACATCTGGAAGAAGGTGCCGTGGCGCACGGTCTTGCCGACTTCTTCGATGTCGCCGGTGCGGATGCACTTCTGCACCGAGGTCGCACGGTTGTAGGGGGCCTCTTCGCGGGCGGTCAGGTAAGGAATGAAGGGAACCATGCCGGCCACTGTGAACAGCAGCGATGGGTCAGATGAGACCAGCGAGGCGCTGGGCACCGCCGTGTGGCCCTTCGAGACGAAAAAGTCGACCCACCGACGGGCAATTTCCTGCGTTTTCATCGTGTTACGGATGATCCCTTCACTTAGCGGCGTCCACGCCCAAGGCGGAACGTAATTCTTCTTCTCTGGAGGTCATGCCTTGATGGAAGGCTTCCAGATATTCGGCGACACGGTCGGCGTACTTGCCGACCTGGCGGTTGAGCGCTGCACCGGATTTAACTTCAGCGTATTTCTTGGTGGCGAGCACTCCTACGCCCACTCCAATAGAAACCCACAAGAACTTTTTCATTCTAGTCTCCTTGGCGGCCTTCGATTGGCCGTCCCTCGTTCAGCGCGCCGATACGTGTTCGATCGAACAGGCTCTGGCTTAGCGGCTGCGGCGTGCCTTGCCGCTTGGCTTGGTGTTCATCGCGGCCTTCACGCCTTCGGTGAATGCGGCCACCTTGATCAGCGGCTTACCGACAGTGGCGGCGACCAACGAGGACAGCGCGGAAACATTGGCGGTCGTATCAGAAACGTTATTGGTGATCGTATCGACCTTTTTGAGCTGGTCGTTAGTGGTCGCCACAGTGTTGGCGACTTCACCTAGCAACGGGGTGGTTCCGTCGGACACGTCTTTGATCGTGGTGCGAAGCTCATCAAACACCTTGCCTAACTTGATGATCGGCACGGCCAGCAGCACTACTAGTACAACAAACGCGCCGGCTGCGATAAGCCCTGCAATATCCGAACCCGACATATGCTTCCTCTTCTGCTTGGGTTTTGGTGCCAGTTCACCTTATCGAAGTCTGCGCTCCAATAGGTAGTTAAGCGACAAGCCCGCAACCGAAATCGGTTGCGGGCTTGGAACTAGCGCACGGATTTAGCGTGCGTAGTACTCGACCACGAGGTTCTCTTCGCAGGTCACTGGGATCTCTGCACGCTCAGGAGCGCGCAGGTAGGTAGCCTGAAGGGCTTCCAGCTTCACGTCCAGGTAAGCAGGAACAGCTGGCAGCACCTTGGAGTGCTCGCCGGCAGCAGCCATCTGGAATGGAACCATCTTCTCGCTCTTCTCGTGTACGTGGATCAGCTGACCCGGCTGTACCTTGAAGGACGGGCGGTCAACACGCTGGCCGTTGACCAGGATGTGACGGTGCACAACCAGCTGGCGAGCCTGCTGGATGGTGCGGGCGAAGCCTGCACGCAGAACCAGGGCGTCCAAGCGGGACTCGAGCAGTGCCAGCAGGTTGTCACCGGTCTGGCCGCCGAGGCGCTTGGCTTCCTTGAAGGCGCTCAGCATCTGAGCTTCGCGGATGCCGTACTGGGCACGCAGACGCTGCTTCTCGCGCAGACGTACTGCGTAGTCGCTGTCCTGCTTCTTACGGGCGCGGCCATGCTGGCCTGGACCGTATGGACGGCGCTCCATGTACTTTTCAGCTTTAGGGGTCAATGCAAGGCCGAGCGCACGCGAAAGGCGTACGGTGCGGCGGGCACGGGCGTTAGCCATTGATGTGTCCTTTTCGTTCAGCGACGGTATCTACTGGCCTCCAGGATGGAGAGTGTGTGGGCGTCGCGTCCCTGCTACACTGCAACCTTGCTCCGGTCGCCGATCACTCGGATTCCGGGCAGGGCTTGCCAGCCAAAGATCAAGTCTACACGAAGCGAAGGCAGCAAGTCTTGAGGCATAGCGCACAATTAGCGCTTGCGTGCCCCGCGCACCGGGTCCTTGCCGCGAATGATCTCCCGCAGTCGCGCCAGCCGCGATCCGATGGTTTTTCTCCGCGCATTGACCGTAGGCGTGTAGTAATTGGTGCCCAACAAATCATCGGGCAGGTACTGCTGGGTCGCAATGGAATGCGGCGCGTCATGGGCGTAGATGTACCCGACGCCATGGCCGAGTTGCTTGGCCCCGGGATAGTGCGCGTCGCGCAGGTGATCGGGCACCAAGGAGCCTTTGCCCTCGGCGACATCGGCCAGCGCGGCGTTGATGGCGTTGTATGCGGCATTGGACTTTGGCGCGGTGGCAAGATGCACCGTGGCATGGCCCAGCATGATCCGGGCT harbors:
- a CDS encoding shikimate dehydrogenase family protein encodes the protein MKQAAVLGHPVGHSKSPVLHRTAYELLGAALSYEAIDLQPAQCAEHVARLRQGNWAGCSVTMPLKDAFVPLMDEVSTRVRQLGALNTIVVREDGSLYGENTDIDGLVQALADFSMTSTDRAMILGSGNTSLAALQASALIGVKHVTLVVRSAQRSGRAVELATELGMVPVVHEISAITEELAEQLRQLPLVFSTLPPRAGDDWVPAVGSGTGILLDVAYDPWPSRLASSWQGQVISGLHMLVHQAVEQVRLFASEAWDEQRRVDVTNAMYDSLGLLRHQ
- the mltG gene encoding endolytic transglycosylase MltG, with protein sequence MREEARQERQRETHRALYESFAAGQGLPIAEPSTPEVTGLDHYLNAPADPETAGDTNADAAGDKGGQDTHTRFLPTLAPVHTAQTPIVEPQDSLHSNGLLGQDDQEHEKLHRKKTRRKRNLVMLATVLIFALVVAGSFYFIKSLVKQFNPDDYPGPGGATVEFTVEDGQGLGVISRKLEDLDVISNDKLLIKAVENSKQANKVIHPGTYLLKSQMPAADAAEVLVDNRPGKVFYIGLKANLRMNAALEEIAKGSGLKLADLKKLANQPEKFGLPDSVPNLEGWLHPGEYRFALDSTPKEVLSKMVRATKDTLKDAGISDLDKGYRTLKVASILQAEAREKDYATVAGAIENRLNPANKETHGLLQVDSAVIYGLNRYSLQFSQAERKDAGNKYNTYVHRGLTPTPIGSPATSAIKAAANPQENGYYYWVTVNIKTGETKFASSYAEHQQNQAEFRAWCQQNSDVC
- the ruvX gene encoding Holliday junction resolvase RuvX is translated as MAKLALGVDVGLARVGVAISDPSGILATPVMTLRRDLKKNSDRRMLLRIIADRNVGEVFIGEPKSLAGNDTDSTKMARDYAIALAEEAVSANIELEVFLVDERLSTVNAHRALHASGRKMEDHRKVVDQVAATEILQQVLEMRRNNVRVQASRIVMK
- the alaS gene encoding alanine--tRNA ligase — protein: MKTQEIARRWVDFFVSKGHTAVPSASLVSSDPSLLFTVAGMVPFIPYLTAREEAPYNRATSVQKCIRTGDIEEVGKTVRHGTFFQMCGNFSFGDYFKKDAIHFAWELLTSPVEAGGYGLDKERLWVTVYEDGDEKDVEARRIWEEEIGIPTERVVGTGKEDNYWNTGQPGPGGPCSEIYYDRGAQYGQEGGPAVDETRYIEIWNLVFMQYRLSAVRSKTDFDVAGELPKRNIDTGLGLERLAMILQGVENMYETDQVRPVLDKAAELAGVSYTSTEDPADPNHANDVRLRMIADHIRSSLMLISDQVTPGNEGRGYVLRRLIRRAVRAMRLMGVESEVLPELLPVSRDAMKGVYPEVEADFERIARIAYAEERAFRRTIASGTTRLDEALIHAKEEGANLSGDDAFTLHDTYGFPIDLTLEIAAEAGLSVDESRFRELMNEQRTRAQKDAKAKKAGHADLSVYNKLAEAGNVHFTGYDTLEGESSIRGIIRDGQVVPYAEQGQEIDLVLNETPFYAESGGQAGDSGLITGDGFVLEVTDVQAPVKGLNVHKVIVREGELPAEALVRTQVDAVRRRSGEQAHSATHLVHAALRELLGPTATQAGSFNKAGYLRFDFSWAEALSAAARSEVEEVVNLAIAANHQVITNEMALAEAKKLGAMSLFGEKYSNDVRVVEMNGAWSRELCGGTHVDTTARIGQLTLLSEASVGSGNRRVEALVGMEAFRHGAAERALVSELSGLFRVPSNQVSERVNDTVAKLKAAEKQIAELKSQAMLAQSAALLEKVQTIGSTRLLAHNAGSIDSADALRTMALDLRGKLGSEAAVIVLIGVSNGRPLVLAVTNDDARANGFKAGALVRTATGVLGGGGGGKDDMAQGGGQDASKIDEALDAIRAALANG
- a CDS encoding DUF948 domain-containing protein, whose translation is MSGSDIAGLIAAGAFVVLVVLLAVPIIKLGKVFDELRTTIKDVSDGTTPLLGEVANTVATTNDQLKKVDTITNNVSDTTANVSALSSLVAATVGKPLIKVAAFTEGVKAAMNTKPSGKARRSR
- the rpsD gene encoding 30S ribosomal protein S4, whose amino-acid sequence is MANARARRTVRLSRALGLALTPKAEKYMERRPYGPGQHGRARKKQDSDYAVRLREKQRLRAQYGIREAQMLSAFKEAKRLGGQTGDNLLALLESRLDALVLRAGFARTIQQARQLVVHRHILVNGQRVDRPSFKVQPGQLIHVHEKSEKMVPFQMAAAGEHSKVLPAVPAYLDVKLEALQATYLRAPERAEIPVTCEENLVVEYYAR